From the Comamonas odontotermitis genome, one window contains:
- the phnX gene encoding phosphonoacetaldehyde hydrolase: MTNFHHTDRVQAVVFDWAGTIVDFGSRAPMGAFVQLFKDFGVDITIAQARGPMGSAKWDHIHALCSLPEVAAQWERKYGKPVAISDIDHLYEVFTPMNARVVGDFADFIPGALDVVARLRADGIKIGSTTGYNRPIMDVLQPIAAKAGYEPDNVVCAGDLAAGRPSPLMMYRCFADLGVWPASTVVKVDDTGVGIAEGLNAGCWTVGVAISGNANGLSLPEWQALPPAEQAPVRASATRQLQEAGAHFVIDSVADLLPVIAQINEHLQKQELPARAA, translated from the coding sequence ATGACGAACTTTCACCATACCGACCGCGTTCAGGCCGTCGTCTTTGACTGGGCCGGCACGATAGTCGACTTTGGCTCGCGTGCCCCCATGGGCGCCTTTGTCCAGCTGTTCAAGGACTTCGGCGTCGACATCACCATCGCGCAGGCACGCGGCCCCATGGGCTCTGCCAAGTGGGATCACATCCATGCGCTGTGCAGTCTGCCGGAGGTCGCCGCCCAATGGGAGCGCAAATATGGCAAGCCCGTGGCCATCAGCGATATCGACCACCTGTATGAAGTATTCACCCCGATGAACGCCCGCGTGGTTGGCGATTTTGCCGATTTCATTCCCGGGGCGCTCGATGTGGTGGCCCGGCTGCGCGCCGACGGCATCAAAATCGGCAGCACTACCGGCTACAACCGCCCGATCATGGATGTGCTGCAACCCATTGCCGCCAAGGCGGGCTACGAGCCAGACAACGTCGTCTGCGCCGGCGATCTGGCCGCAGGCCGTCCCAGCCCCTTGATGATGTATCGCTGCTTTGCCGACCTGGGCGTGTGGCCCGCATCTACCGTGGTGAAGGTGGACGACACCGGCGTTGGCATTGCCGAAGGCCTGAACGCGGGCTGCTGGACGGTGGGCGTCGCCATCAGCGGCAACGCCAACGGCCTGTCTCTACCCGAATGGCAGGCACTGCCACCGGCCGAGCAGGCGCCAGTGCGCGCATCTGCCACCCGGCAGCTGCAGGAGGCGGGCGCACATTTTGTGATCGACAGCGTGGCAGACCTGCTGCCGGTGATTGCCCAGATCAACGAGCACCTTCAAAAACAGGAGCTGCCAGCGCGCGCTGCGTAA
- a CDS encoding putative 2-aminoethylphosphonate ABC transporter permease subunit, with protein sequence MTSSTTTLNSGTAPSGLRSAGIRTAPADRMAHAGLLLLTALLVVGLLAPLAALLSHAFAPGQNGEGAGLARFIQYFQSPALLRSLWNSIWVSLLVTVFVVPLAFGFAYAITRSGIRGKGVLRSISLLPLLAPSLLSAISLIYWFGNQGVFKGTVQAFGFDSIYGAPGIVLAQCFATFPHALMIMVTALAVGDQRLYEAATALGASRTRQFLTVTLPAARYGVVSAALVVFTLVITDFGIPKVIGGNFNMLATDVFKLVIGQQDFQRGAVVALLLLLPAVITYLIDRQVQKKQTSVLTARAVVLQPTRHAATDRTCAVLAWGMAALMLAMFGMAIFASLVQFWPYQLGLTLSHYTSGLVDAGVDTAIFNSLTMAVSAAIAGPVVVFTGAYLLEKTKGMNAVRPVLRLLAMVPMAVPGLVLGLGYIFFFNAPGNPLNFLYQTMPLMVLCTVMHYYTTGHMTLVTALKAIDGEFEAVSASLKVPFYRTLFKVTLPMCLPALLEVSRYFFVAAMTTISAVVFLYSPDTRLGAVAILNLDEAGDMAAAAAMAVMIAAISCVVTVLYQAAGWWLTQKTQAWRKR encoded by the coding sequence ATGACTTCTTCCACCACCACCCTGAATAGCGGCACGGCTCCATCGGGCTTGCGCAGCGCGGGTATTCGCACAGCCCCCGCTGATCGCATGGCGCACGCCGGGCTGCTTCTTCTCACCGCGCTGCTGGTCGTCGGGCTGCTGGCTCCGCTGGCTGCCTTGCTCAGCCACGCATTTGCCCCCGGGCAGAACGGGGAGGGCGCGGGCCTGGCCCGGTTCATCCAGTACTTCCAGTCTCCAGCCTTGCTGCGCAGCCTGTGGAACAGCATCTGGGTGTCGCTGCTGGTGACCGTGTTCGTGGTGCCTCTGGCTTTTGGGTTTGCCTATGCCATCACGCGCTCTGGCATCCGTGGCAAGGGCGTGCTGCGCAGCATCAGCCTGCTGCCGCTGCTCGCGCCATCGCTTTTGTCGGCCATCTCGCTCATCTACTGGTTTGGCAACCAGGGCGTCTTCAAGGGCACGGTGCAGGCTTTCGGCTTTGACAGCATCTACGGCGCGCCCGGCATCGTGCTCGCCCAGTGTTTTGCCACCTTTCCCCATGCCCTGATGATCATGGTGACCGCGCTGGCCGTGGGCGACCAGCGCCTCTACGAAGCCGCTACCGCCCTGGGGGCGAGCCGCACGCGCCAGTTTCTCACCGTCACCCTGCCTGCCGCGCGCTATGGCGTGGTGTCGGCAGCGCTGGTGGTATTCACCCTAGTGATCACCGATTTTGGAATTCCTAAGGTGATTGGCGGCAATTTCAACATGCTGGCCACCGATGTCTTCAAGCTCGTGATCGGCCAGCAGGATTTTCAGCGCGGTGCTGTGGTGGCCTTGTTGCTGTTGCTGCCTGCCGTCATCACCTACCTGATTGACCGCCAGGTGCAGAAAAAGCAGACCTCGGTGCTGACGGCGCGCGCCGTGGTGCTGCAGCCTACCAGGCACGCGGCCACCGACCGCACCTGCGCAGTGCTCGCCTGGGGCATGGCGGCGCTGATGCTGGCCATGTTCGGCATGGCGATCTTTGCATCGCTCGTGCAGTTCTGGCCGTACCAGCTGGGCCTGACCTTGTCGCACTACACCAGTGGCCTGGTGGATGCCGGTGTCGATACTGCCATCTTCAACAGCCTCACCATGGCGGTGAGCGCCGCAATTGCCGGCCCCGTGGTCGTGTTCACCGGCGCCTACCTGCTGGAAAAGACCAAGGGCATGAACGCCGTTCGCCCGGTGCTGCGCCTTCTGGCCATGGTGCCCATGGCTGTGCCCGGACTGGTGCTGGGCCTGGGCTATATCTTTTTCTTCAATGCGCCGGGCAATCCGCTCAATTTTCTGTACCAGACCATGCCGCTCATGGTGCTGTGCACGGTGATGCATTACTACACCACCGGCCACATGACCCTGGTGACTGCGCTCAAGGCCATCGATGGCGAGTTCGAAGCCGTGAGTGCGTCGCTGAAGGTGCCTTTCTACCGCACCTTGTTCAAGGTGACCTTGCCCATGTGCCTGCCCGCCCTCCTGGAAGTGTCGCGCTACTTCTTCGTTGCGGCGATGACGACGATCTCGGCCGTGGTGTTTCTGTATTCACCGGATACGCGGCTGGGCGCCGTTGCCATCCTGAACCTGGACGAAGCGGGCGACATGGCCGCCGCCGCCGCCATGGCCGTGATGATTGCCGCCATCAGCTGCGTGGTGACCGTGCTCTACCAGGCGGCAGGCTGGTGGCTGACGCAGAAGACCCAGGCGTGGCGCAAACGCTAG
- a CDS encoding TIGR03364 family FAD-dependent oxidoreductase: MSSFDVIVVGAGIVGLAHAYEAARKGLKVCVVDRDAACVSASIRNFGFVTVTGQGAGDTWRRARYARDVWAAIAPQAGIQVVHQGLNVVASRDKAVDVLNAFMATDMAQSVGCELRSPEQAARHAPELKLGNARAVLHSPVDLRVESRQAIGQLTRWLAEQHNVTFRFGEAVLEVATPKVVTAKATLHAERVVVCTNADIHGLYSQLFTKHQVRLCQLQMLRVLPQAGFKLTASVMGDLSLVRYHGYSKLPQAQALLAQLQQEEGESLAHGIHLIAVQSADGSLVVGDSHHYGASVAPFAMDDVDELMLRHMREALHLGDYMVTERWVGIYPSAPDTDCFIEAPDDATRVAVVTSGTGASTGFGVAHDTFENW, from the coding sequence GTGAGCAGTTTTGATGTGATCGTGGTGGGCGCAGGCATTGTTGGCCTGGCGCATGCGTATGAGGCTGCCCGCAAGGGCCTGAAGGTGTGCGTAGTGGATCGTGACGCCGCTTGCGTGAGTGCATCCATCCGCAATTTCGGCTTTGTGACCGTGACCGGGCAGGGCGCAGGCGACACTTGGCGACGCGCGCGCTACGCCCGCGACGTGTGGGCCGCCATCGCACCGCAAGCCGGCATCCAGGTGGTGCACCAGGGCCTGAACGTGGTGGCGAGCCGCGACAAAGCCGTGGACGTGCTGAACGCCTTCATGGCAACTGACATGGCCCAGAGCGTGGGCTGCGAGCTGAGGAGCCCCGAGCAGGCCGCGCGGCACGCGCCTGAGCTGAAGCTGGGCAATGCCCGGGCCGTGCTGCACAGCCCTGTCGACCTGCGCGTGGAGTCGCGCCAGGCCATTGGTCAGCTCACGCGCTGGCTGGCCGAGCAGCACAACGTCACTTTTCGCTTTGGCGAAGCCGTGCTGGAAGTGGCTACGCCCAAGGTGGTAACCGCCAAGGCAACCCTGCACGCAGAGCGCGTGGTGGTCTGCACCAATGCCGACATCCATGGCCTCTACAGCCAGTTGTTTACCAAGCACCAGGTGCGGCTGTGCCAGTTGCAGATGCTGCGCGTGCTGCCGCAGGCGGGCTTCAAGCTGACAGCCTCCGTCATGGGCGACCTGAGCCTGGTGCGCTACCACGGCTACAGCAAACTGCCACAGGCCCAGGCACTGCTTGCGCAACTGCAGCAGGAAGAGGGCGAGAGTCTCGCGCATGGCATCCATCTGATCGCCGTGCAAAGTGCCGATGGCAGCCTGGTGGTCGGAGATTCGCACCACTACGGCGCGTCGGTTGCGCCTTTTGCGATGGACGATGTGGACGAGCTGATGCTGCGCCACATGCGCGAGGCACTCCATCTGGGCGACTACATGGTGACGGAGCGCTGGGTAGGCATCTACCCCTCGGCGCCCGACACCGATTGCTTCATCGAGGCGCCGGACGACGCCACCCGGGTTGCCGTGGTCACCAGCGGCACCGGGGCCAGCACCGGTTTTGGCGTGGCGCATGACACCTTCGAGAACTGGTAG
- a CDS encoding putative 2-aminoethylphosphonate ABC transporter substrate-binding protein has product MQNWKKLVAAAAALVAAGAAYAQKTELTVYTALEIDQLKAYETAFTKSNPDIAIKWVRDSTGVITAKLLAEKANPKADVIMGVAASSLAIFDKNDMLQGYAPKGLEAITAKYRDSKNPPHWVGMDVFGATICFNTVEAKKRNIPLPTSWQDLTKPEFKGQVVMPNPASSGTGYFDVAAWLQLFGDDNGKGGGWKYMDALHENIAQYTHSGSKPCNMAAQGEYVAGISFEYRGHANKAKGAPIDLVFPKEGLGWDLEGISIYKGTKHEQAAQKLVDWAVSKDAMELYGKNFAVTTMPGVAPKLANIPADYESRLIPLDFGKMADSRERVLAEWTKRYDAKSEAKK; this is encoded by the coding sequence ATTGGTGGCCGCAGGTGCGGCATATGCCCAAAAGACCGAGCTGACGGTCTATACCGCGCTGGAAATCGACCAGCTCAAGGCCTACGAAACCGCCTTCACCAAGAGCAACCCCGATATCGCAATCAAGTGGGTGCGCGATTCGACGGGCGTCATCACCGCCAAGCTGCTCGCCGAAAAGGCCAACCCCAAGGCGGACGTGATCATGGGCGTGGCTGCATCGAGCCTGGCCATTTTCGACAAGAACGACATGCTGCAAGGCTACGCGCCCAAGGGCCTGGAAGCCATTACCGCCAAGTACCGCGACAGCAAGAACCCACCGCACTGGGTGGGCATGGACGTGTTCGGCGCCACCATCTGCTTCAACACGGTCGAAGCGAAGAAGCGCAATATTCCTTTGCCCACCAGCTGGCAAGACCTGACCAAGCCGGAGTTCAAGGGCCAGGTCGTGATGCCCAACCCTGCATCGAGCGGTACCGGCTACTTCGACGTGGCCGCCTGGCTGCAGCTGTTTGGTGATGACAACGGCAAGGGCGGCGGCTGGAAGTACATGGACGCGCTGCACGAGAACATCGCCCAGTACACCCACTCGGGCTCCAAGCCCTGCAACATGGCTGCCCAGGGCGAGTACGTTGCTGGCATCTCGTTCGAATACCGTGGCCACGCCAACAAGGCCAAGGGCGCGCCTATCGACCTCGTCTTCCCCAAGGAAGGTCTGGGCTGGGATCTGGAAGGCATCAGCATCTACAAGGGTACCAAGCATGAGCAGGCCGCCCAGAAGCTGGTGGACTGGGCCGTGAGCAAGGATGCCATGGAGCTGTATGGCAAGAACTTTGCCGTCACCACCATGCCCGGCGTGGCGCCCAAGCTGGCCAATATTCCTGCCGACTACGAATCGCGCCTGATTCCGCTGGATTTCGGCAAGATGGCCGATAGCCGCGAACGCGTGCTGGCCGAGTGGACCAAGCGTTACGACGCCAAAAGCGAAGCCAAGAAGTGA
- a CDS encoding putative 2-aminoethylphosphonate ABC transporter ATP-binding protein: MNAELTGQSAAATAPLPLRDTSYAFEPLGAPAARPQDTGVPYLDIRHLHKRYGSFTALQSVSLQIQRGELVCFLGPSGCGKTTLLRAIAGLEAQTSGEVWQDGKNISELPAAQRDYGIVFQSYALFPNLTVADNVAYGLVSQRQPKSLVAQKVHALLETVGLSGSGPKYPAQLSGGQQQRVALARALAMSPGMLLLDEPLSALDATVRVHLRNEIRALQQRLYVTTIMVTHDQEEAMAIADRVVVMNHGVVEQVGTPMEIYQRPATPFVAEFIGKANKLQAIAAGDGGITLGGHKLFCPQTPQLAKGQALDVYLRPEDCSVHNCTAMPPAASVPPATGAPVWTGRVEHMEFLGATCIVHAEVPRLPEQRIQLQLSLAQWTQLDVQPGRWLQFSVNATQLKIFAQKY; the protein is encoded by the coding sequence ATGAATGCAGAACTGACCGGACAGAGCGCCGCCGCAACGGCCCCCTTGCCGTTGCGTGACACGTCGTACGCATTTGAGCCCCTGGGCGCGCCGGCGGCGCGCCCGCAGGATACGGGTGTCCCGTACCTTGACATTCGTCATCTGCACAAGCGCTACGGCAGCTTTACCGCGCTGCAATCGGTCAGCCTGCAGATCCAGCGCGGCGAGCTGGTGTGCTTTCTGGGGCCTTCGGGCTGCGGCAAGACCACCTTGCTGCGGGCGATTGCAGGGCTGGAAGCGCAGACCAGCGGCGAGGTGTGGCAGGACGGCAAGAACATCTCCGAGCTGCCTGCCGCCCAGCGCGACTACGGCATCGTGTTCCAGTCGTATGCGCTGTTTCCCAATCTGACCGTGGCGGACAACGTGGCCTACGGCCTCGTGAGCCAACGCCAGCCCAAAAGCCTGGTGGCGCAGAAGGTGCATGCCTTGCTGGAGACGGTAGGCCTGTCGGGCAGCGGCCCCAAATACCCGGCGCAACTCTCGGGCGGACAGCAGCAGCGCGTGGCATTGGCCCGGGCGCTAGCCATGTCGCCCGGCATGCTGCTGCTGGACGAACCCCTGTCTGCGCTCGACGCCACGGTGCGCGTACACCTGCGCAATGAAATCCGGGCACTGCAGCAGCGCCTGTACGTGACGACCATCATGGTCACGCACGACCAGGAAGAGGCCATGGCCATCGCCGACCGGGTGGTGGTGATGAACCATGGCGTGGTGGAGCAGGTGGGCACGCCGATGGAGATTTACCAGCGGCCCGCCACCCCCTTTGTGGCCGAATTCATCGGCAAGGCCAACAAGCTCCAGGCCATTGCGGCCGGAGACGGCGGCATCACCCTGGGTGGCCACAAGCTGTTCTGCCCGCAGACGCCGCAGCTCGCCAAAGGCCAGGCGCTCGATGTGTACCTGCGCCCCGAGGACTGCAGCGTGCACAACTGCACGGCAATGCCGCCTGCCGCCAGCGTGCCGCCCGCGACGGGCGCGCCCGTGTGGACGGGCCGTGTCGAACACATGGAATTTCTGGGCGCCACCTGCATCGTGCACGCCGAAGTGCCGCGCCTGCCCGAGCAGCGCATTCAGCTGCAGCTGTCGCTTGCGCAGTGGACCCAGCTCGATGTGCAGCCTGGCCGCTGGCTGCAGTTCTCGGTCAACGCCACACAGTTGAAGATTTTTGCGCAGAAATATTGA